Below is a genomic region from Xylophilus sp. GW821-FHT01B05.
CGCTCAGCCCGACTCTATGGCGGCAGTTGGGTCTCGCGGTCAGCGACCGGGGCGCCAGCGGACCGACACGTTTCGTTTTGGAGGCGCTGCTGCCTGAGAGGGGTTCGGCTACTTAAGGCAGTGCCAGGCGCAGACGCGGTGTTCAGCAAGGCTTCGGAGATTGAGGCGCTGGTGGCTTACTGCCAAGGGCCGGGCTTAGGCTGACACGCTAGGCCCGGAAGCCTCGGGTTCTCGATGAGCGGATTGATCGCTTTCATCAGCGCCGAAATTTTTCGACTTCAACGCAACGACGCAATGCATCTGTTCGTAGTCCCAAGCGCCGCCACGGTCCAAGCATTTGTCTATGGACACTTCGCGCACAAGCCAAACGCTCGCGCCAACCAATGCGGCGGTAACAAGCCCCAAGGCAATTCCAATTCGCAATTGCGTGCTCATGGTGGAGGCTTACTCGTAGCCAACTACCGTCACCACCTCAACCCCGCCGAAGGTCCACCAGCAGTTCAAGCTTCTCAACACCCGCCCAGGTCTCACGCTTGAATGCCCGGTGGTACCGGTCAATCTCGCTGATGGATGCCAGGGCAACCCGCTGGGCCGTCTCGATGGAGGCTGCGCGCATGTAATAGATGAGGAAGTCGCCCTGCTCGGTCGATTCGAGAAATACCGACTCTATGCTGACACCCTCGACCTCCAGGCTCTTGAGAGCCTGATCGCGATGGGCCGCAAGATGGGCCGCCCATTCGCGTACTCGCGCCAGAGAGTCGGCGCGCAAGCGCACGCGAGCGCATACGGGTGTGTCGACGGAGTCCATGGCGACCCATGTTAGTTGGCAATTGGCCTAGCTCCCAATTTCGACGTTCATTGGGTTCTAGTGTCCTGAGTTAGAAGTTCGCAAGCAAAATCGCTCGATGCTGGCGAGGATGTCATCAGCGGACTTGGTCCAGTGGAAGGGCTTGGGGTCCGCGTTGTGGATGTCCAGGTACTGCTTGATCGCCTGCTCGAGCTGGCGCGTCGATCGATGGGTGCCGCGGCGGATGCACTTCTCGGTGAGCGTTGCGAACCAGCGCTCAACCTGATTGAGCCAGGATGCCGAGGTGGGCGTGAAGTGCACATGGAACCTCGGATGACGCGCAAACCAGTTGCGAATCGTCTGCGTCTTGTGCGTGCCGTAGTTGTCCATCACGAGGTGCACGTCCAGCCCGCTGGGGACGTTGGCCTCCACGGTGCGCAGGAACTGCAGGAATTCGCTGCTGCGGTGACGCCGGTGCAAATCGCCTATAACTTCGCCGGTCGCAATGTCCAGGGCCGCAAACAAGGTCGTGGTGCCATGGCGCATGTAGTCGTGCGTTCTGCGCTCAGGAATGCCTGAGGCCAACGGCAGCACCGGCTGGGTGCGGTCCAGCGCCTGGATCTGGCTCTTCTCGTCCACGCACAGGACCATGGCCTTGAGGGGCGGGTCCAGGTACAGGCCCACGATGTCGCGCACCTTCTCCACGAATAGCGGGTCGCTGGAGAGCTTGAACGTCTCCTGGCGATGGGGTTGCAATCCGAAAGCGCGCCAGATGCGCGAGACGGCCGTCTG
It encodes:
- a CDS encoding IS630 family transposase yields the protein MRGRPKSELVLSEAERAQLTAWTLRRKTAQALALRARIVLGCAEGMENKAVAARQRVTPQTVSKWRARFVEQRLEGLLDAPRTGAPRSIDDARVDAVIARTLESIPEGATHWSTRTMASAAGLSQTAVSRIWRAFGLQPHRQETFKLSSDPLFVEKVRDIVGLYLDPPLKAMVLCVDEKSQIQALDRTQPVLPLASGIPERRTHDYMRHGTTTLFAALDIATGEVIGDLHRRHRSSEFLQFLRTVEANVPSGLDVHLVMDNYGTHKTQTIRNWFARHPRFHVHFTPTSASWLNQVERWFATLTEKCIRRGTHRSTRQLEQAIKQYLDIHNADPKPFHWTKSADDILASIERFCLRTSNSGH
- a CDS encoding DUF6176 family protein; the encoded protein is MDSVDTPVCARVRLRADSLARVREWAAHLAAHRDQALKSLEVEGVSIESVFLESTEQGDFLIYYMRAASIETAQRVALASISEIDRYHRAFKRETWAGVEKLELLVDLRRG